A single region of the Hyalangium ruber genome encodes:
- a CDS encoding FAD-binding oxidoreductase: MSQNSLLSDLRGLIKGEVIDSPSELAEISLDFGKIMQKTPRVAVRPRSAQEVARVLKYAYEHDIPITPRAGGNSFAGQSLNEGGMSIDLRQLRGIGPVNVEAGWFEAAAGAMWKEVAEATLPLGVLPPVFPSYLRTTVGGTHSAAGFGSSTFSRGTQIEHCLELEVVLYDGEIVRCSADQNAELFSHVLGGYGQFGIITRVRHRLRRFLPHTRTYFLLYDEVGALLEDQVRIMEERRFDYIDSSIQSCYHGPRVVDGRQKSLFSFSYPMNVTLEAQSADAIDDARVLEGLKFRRWIHTEDLSMPDFTLIGRADERPFSPKVAHVFTDVLVPWSSLERFIKATEEHIYPNIVHVEHMVLWPMTRAVLTRPMLRVPNELMFTGFGLYSRVPQAYGQVTLAAAQGFVDLAMRMGATYYLTGSVRLDEPRLAQQFGDAWPAIQEARRKYDPKGLLNRSFFPSLST; encoded by the coding sequence ATGTCGCAAAACAGCCTCCTCTCCGACCTCCGGGGTCTCATCAAAGGTGAGGTGATCGACTCTCCCTCGGAGCTTGCTGAGATCTCGCTCGATTTCGGCAAGATCATGCAGAAGACCCCGCGCGTCGCGGTTCGTCCTCGCAGCGCGCAGGAGGTCGCACGCGTCCTCAAGTATGCCTACGAGCACGACATCCCCATCACCCCGCGGGCGGGAGGCAACTCGTTCGCGGGCCAGTCACTCAACGAAGGGGGCATGAGCATCGACCTGCGCCAGCTCCGAGGCATTGGGCCTGTCAACGTCGAAGCCGGTTGGTTCGAGGCTGCGGCAGGGGCCATGTGGAAGGAGGTGGCCGAGGCTACCTTGCCACTGGGTGTGCTGCCGCCAGTCTTTCCCAGCTATTTGCGCACCACGGTAGGCGGGACGCACTCCGCCGCAGGCTTCGGCTCCTCGACGTTCAGCCGCGGCACCCAGATCGAGCACTGCCTCGAACTGGAGGTCGTCCTCTACGATGGCGAGATCGTCCGGTGCAGCGCGGACCAGAATGCCGAGCTCTTCTCGCACGTGCTCGGCGGCTATGGCCAGTTCGGCATCATCACTCGCGTCCGGCACCGCCTACGCCGCTTCCTGCCGCACACCCGCACCTATTTCCTCCTTTATGACGAAGTGGGCGCCCTCCTTGAGGATCAGGTGCGCATCATGGAGGAGCGGCGCTTCGATTACATCGACTCCTCGATTCAGAGCTGTTATCACGGCCCTCGGGTGGTGGACGGGCGCCAGAAGTCGCTCTTCTCGTTCTCCTACCCGATGAACGTCACTCTGGAGGCCCAGAGCGCGGACGCGATTGACGACGCGCGGGTGCTTGAGGGTTTGAAGTTCCGCCGGTGGATCCACACCGAGGATCTGAGCATGCCGGACTTCACCCTCATTGGGCGGGCTGACGAGCGTCCCTTCAGCCCCAAGGTGGCTCACGTCTTCACTGATGTGCTGGTGCCCTGGTCCAGCCTCGAGCGGTTCATCAAGGCGACGGAGGAGCACATCTACCCCAACATTGTCCACGTCGAGCACATGGTGCTGTGGCCCATGACACGCGCGGTGCTCACGCGGCCCATGCTCCGAGTCCCCAACGAATTGATGTTCACCGGGTTCGGTCTGTACTCGCGTGTTCCCCAGGCCTACGGGCAGGTCACCCTGGCGGCTGCCCAGGGCTTCGTCGATCTGGCCATGAGGATGGGGGCGACCTATTACCTCACGGGCTCGGTCAGGCTCGACGAGCCCCGCCTAGCACAGCAGTTCGGCGACGCATGGCCCGCCATTCAGGAGGCTCGGCGCAAATATGATCCCAAGGGCCTGCTCAACCGGAGCTTCTTCCCATCGCTCTCTACTTGA
- a CDS encoding type 2 lanthipeptide synthetase LanM family protein, which translates to MRDSFEQRLAADGVSRDELLTLLGESIEVAAERCAAEPEWACAVRESLEARLPESPRLALPSHWKSKPGGEFWGFIEPLIRRAHAKLEAGANKLLRARVHVPLSRESLGDLLMSCLPDDLLKAMLRTLVLELNVARLQEQLKGQSPQERYREFAARISTAESALALFAEYPILARQLVSYADDWCRTTLELLERLCQDWPLITRAFEEADPSGVLVGIDGGAGDKHRGRASVALLRFSTGFQLVYKPRSLAVDLHFQELLGTFNEWGFQPTFRRLRVLDRGAYGWVERIDARGCGSLAEVQRFYRRQGGYLAVLYTLRATDIHFENIIANGEHPTLVDLESVIHPVVKRNDLGAGDFLSESILQVGLLPIRIWENESSPGIDVSALGVEEGQLTPRADPYWSGSGTDQMRMTRKHRKFSGQGHHRPTFEGRPIPALEHVAEIVGGFEDMYRLILSRRSELLADDGPLRRFERDEIRVLLRPTVLYSLMLQESSHPDFLRDELDRERFFDKLWVQAQERAYLRRVISAEKADLRRGDIPAFMTLPGSRDLWTSTGERLPDFLAESAMSQVHARLEDLGEGDLKQQLWFIHASLAILSTSNVEHERSPALEPTSAPTRHITAERVRRLATLIGDRLCDVAMEEGDDVHWLGLVPNRHRQYTIASLNENLYSGTSGIALFLAYLGQITGEARYTQMAHRACRAILQKLREQRLVVEGIGAFEGLGGIVYTLHHLAALWDQPKFLTDAQSLFRLISERIEGDERLDVMGGAAGCLLALSTLWRREPSEELRGLMLRCGERIEQRAVQTAQGTGWLTTGESNQPLTGLSHGAAGIAAALFELSAIEGTERFRKLALEGLHYERSLFSPEHGNWPDVRTESERFARFNWCHGAPGIGLARLRILGHEETPELRAEIEIAVRTTLAHGFGRNHSLCHGDLGNLDLLLAANASLPSLHVQGELDRLAAKIVEDIEARGARSGLPLGVETPGLMVGLSGIGLGLLRIAAPERVPSVLSLAPPSARVSSSQGPRSA; encoded by the coding sequence ATGAGGGACTCCTTCGAGCAGCGGCTCGCCGCTGATGGAGTGAGCCGGGATGAGCTACTCACACTGCTTGGCGAGTCGATCGAGGTGGCCGCGGAGCGCTGCGCTGCAGAGCCCGAGTGGGCGTGCGCAGTGCGCGAGAGCCTGGAGGCTAGGCTCCCCGAATCCCCCCGGCTCGCCCTGCCATCGCACTGGAAGAGCAAACCCGGCGGCGAGTTCTGGGGCTTCATCGAGCCTCTCATCCGGCGGGCTCATGCCAAGCTCGAAGCCGGGGCCAACAAGCTGCTCCGCGCCCGCGTCCACGTGCCGCTCTCGCGAGAGTCGCTCGGCGACCTGCTCATGAGCTGCCTGCCGGACGATCTGCTCAAGGCGATGCTCCGGACGCTGGTCCTAGAGCTGAACGTCGCGCGGCTGCAGGAGCAACTGAAGGGCCAGAGTCCCCAGGAGCGGTACCGCGAGTTCGCCGCGCGCATCTCAACCGCCGAGTCGGCGCTAGCGCTCTTCGCGGAGTACCCGATCCTGGCGCGGCAGCTCGTTTCCTACGCCGACGACTGGTGCCGCACGACGTTGGAACTGCTCGAAAGGCTCTGCCAGGACTGGCCGCTCATCACTCGCGCCTTCGAGGAGGCCGATCCTTCCGGCGTACTGGTAGGCATTGATGGCGGCGCGGGTGACAAGCACCGGGGTCGGGCCTCGGTGGCCCTGCTGCGCTTCAGCACGGGGTTCCAGCTCGTCTACAAACCGAGATCCCTAGCCGTCGATCTCCACTTCCAGGAGCTGCTAGGGACCTTCAATGAATGGGGCTTCCAACCGACATTTCGGAGGCTCCGCGTCTTGGACCGGGGCGCCTACGGCTGGGTGGAGCGCATCGACGCACGGGGGTGCGGTTCGCTGGCCGAGGTGCAACGCTTCTACCGCCGCCAGGGAGGGTACTTGGCCGTCCTCTATACCCTGCGGGCGACGGACATCCACTTCGAGAACATCATTGCCAATGGGGAGCACCCCACTCTCGTCGATCTTGAGTCGGTCATTCACCCGGTAGTGAAGCGCAATGATCTGGGCGCCGGGGACTTCCTGAGCGAATCCATCCTCCAGGTAGGGCTCCTGCCCATCCGCATCTGGGAGAATGAGAGTTCACCAGGTATCGACGTGAGCGCCCTCGGTGTCGAGGAAGGTCAGCTCACGCCTCGCGCAGACCCCTACTGGTCCGGCTCGGGGACGGATCAGATGCGTATGACGCGCAAGCACCGGAAGTTCTCGGGCCAAGGCCACCATCGCCCCACGTTCGAGGGGCGCCCAATCCCGGCGCTCGAACACGTCGCGGAGATCGTTGGCGGCTTCGAGGACATGTATCGGCTCATTCTCTCAAGACGCAGCGAACTGCTGGCCGACGACGGCCCGCTCCGGCGGTTCGAGCGGGACGAGATCCGCGTGCTGCTGCGCCCCACCGTGCTCTACAGCCTGATGTTGCAGGAGAGCTCGCACCCGGACTTCTTGCGTGACGAACTCGATCGGGAGCGCTTCTTCGACAAGCTCTGGGTGCAGGCGCAGGAGCGCGCGTACCTGCGCAGGGTGATCAGTGCAGAGAAGGCGGATCTGCGGCGCGGGGACATTCCTGCCTTCATGACGCTGCCGGGCTCCCGGGATCTCTGGACGAGCACGGGCGAGCGCCTCCCGGACTTCCTCGCGGAATCGGCCATGAGCCAGGTGCATGCGCGGCTGGAGGATCTGGGCGAGGGTGATCTGAAGCAGCAGCTATGGTTTATCCATGCGTCGCTCGCGATCTTGAGTACGAGCAACGTAGAGCACGAGCGCAGTCCAGCCCTGGAGCCTACCTCGGCGCCAACGAGGCACATCACCGCAGAGAGGGTGCGACGGCTCGCCACCCTTATAGGTGATCGCCTCTGTGATGTAGCCATGGAGGAGGGCGACGACGTGCATTGGCTGGGCCTCGTCCCCAATCGGCACCGCCAGTACACCATCGCCTCCCTGAACGAGAACCTCTACAGCGGCACGTCGGGGATTGCGTTGTTCCTGGCCTATCTCGGGCAGATCACGGGGGAAGCCCGGTACACGCAGATGGCCCACAGGGCATGCCGCGCCATCCTTCAGAAGCTCCGGGAGCAACGCCTCGTGGTCGAGGGGATAGGGGCATTCGAGGGGCTGGGAGGGATTGTCTACACCCTCCACCACCTTGCAGCCCTGTGGGATCAGCCCAAGTTCCTGACCGACGCGCAGAGCCTGTTCAGGCTCATATCGGAGCGGATCGAAGGAGATGAGCGGCTGGATGTCATGGGAGGCGCGGCCGGGTGTCTTCTCGCGCTCTCGACGCTGTGGCGGCGCGAGCCCTCCGAGGAACTTAGGGGCCTCATGCTCCGCTGTGGCGAACGGATCGAACAGAGAGCCGTGCAGACAGCCCAAGGGACTGGGTGGTTGACCACTGGTGAGTCTAATCAGCCGCTCACGGGCCTCTCTCACGGAGCGGCCGGGATCGCGGCAGCCCTCTTCGAGCTGTCTGCCATCGAAGGCACGGAGCGATTCCGGAAGCTGGCGCTCGAGGGGCTGCACTACGAGCGCAGCCTGTTCTCGCCAGAGCATGGCAACTGGCCGGATGTACGCACCGAGAGCGAGCGCTTCGCGCGGTTCAACTGGTGCCATGGAGCACCCGGGATCGGACTTGCGCGCCTGCGCATCCTGGGACACGAGGAGACGCCGGAACTCCGCGCCGAGATCGAGATAGCCGTGAGGACGACCCTGGCCCACGGTTTCGGCAGGAACCACTCGCTGTGCCACGGCGACCTCGGCAACCTCGACCTGCTGCTCGCTGCGAACGCCTCGCTCCCCAGCCTGCACGTGCAGGGCGAGCTCGATCGGCTTGCCGCGAAGATCGTGGAGGACATTGAGGCTCGCGGCGCGCGGTCTGGCCTACCCCTGGGCGTCGAGACCCCCGGGTTGATGGTTGGGTTGTCGGGTATCGGCCTGGGGCTGCTGCGGATCGCGGCACCGGAGCGGGTGCCGTCGGTGCTGTCGCTCGCGCCACCGTCCGCGAGGGTGAGCTCAAGTCAGGGCCCGCGCTCCGCCTGA
- a CDS encoding PilZ domain-containing protein: MKPPCSLWASTSWRHPRVNERRAHLRFDKVFTVYLSTHDGMTRGIGRNISMRGLFVETREPLPLGERLKVTFAGEDGTEMTCLAEVRYQVALSYGRQDGREGNSRGVGLRIVAYETHDDAPLLLVDRERVMH, encoded by the coding sequence ATGAAACCACCATGTAGTTTGTGGGCCTCAACGTCTTGGAGGCACCCCCGAGTGAACGAGCGGCGCGCACACCTTCGGTTCGACAAGGTCTTCACCGTGTACCTGAGCACGCATGACGGGATGACGCGGGGTATCGGTCGCAACATCAGCATGCGGGGGCTGTTCGTGGAGACACGCGAGCCGCTGCCTTTGGGAGAGCGGTTGAAGGTGACGTTCGCGGGGGAGGACGGCACGGAGATGACGTGCCTGGCGGAGGTGCGCTACCAGGTGGCGCTCTCGTACGGGCGGCAGGACGGGCGCGAGGGCAACAGCCGAGGCGTGGGCCTGCGAATCGTGGCGTACGAGACGCACGACGACGCGCCGCTGCTGCTGGTGGATCGCGAGCGGGTGATGCACTGA
- a CDS encoding mersacidin/lichenicidin family type 2 lantibiotic, with protein MSNIIKAWKDADFRTELSAEERALIPENPAGMVELTDEALSDVVGGPSCVCWSGCGSEEVPGET; from the coding sequence ATGTCGAATATCATCAAGGCCTGGAAGGATGCTGATTTCCGCACGGAGCTGAGCGCCGAGGAGCGCGCGCTGATCCCCGAGAACCCTGCCGGAATGGTCGAGCTGACCGACGAGGCGCTGTCCGACGTGGTCGGCGGCCCCTCGTGTGTGTGCTGGAGCGGCTGCGGCTCCGAGGAGGTGCCGGGCGAGACCTGA
- a CDS encoding DUF6066 family protein, protein MNRLLVTLALLLPALASADVDPRFARLRDAAEPLGGLNAFLSRYIGECGDVFASADCRTKADAFRKNYKGKKLYMIVDEAVVNQVSPGPYQPTTGDYVINILPFFSGGSYALTHGTPKKTNAAGNPILPLLSVTGRAPTDWTGPYFTRLFSNQGVRVQVVFTPLDIWSLAKPKGGKTFGVSARIEAILLTEGRTGQELGLWLDGKDANTRKKK, encoded by the coding sequence GTGAACCGCCTGCTCGTCACCCTTGCCCTGCTGCTGCCCGCGCTCGCCTCCGCGGACGTGGATCCGCGCTTTGCCCGGCTCCGGGACGCCGCCGAGCCCCTGGGAGGCCTCAACGCCTTCCTCAGCCGCTACATCGGCGAGTGCGGAGATGTGTTCGCCTCGGCCGACTGCCGCACCAAGGCGGACGCCTTCCGCAAGAACTACAAGGGCAAGAAGCTGTACATGATCGTCGACGAGGCCGTGGTGAACCAGGTGTCGCCCGGCCCGTACCAGCCCACCACGGGCGACTACGTCATCAACATCCTGCCCTTCTTCTCCGGGGGCAGCTACGCGCTCACCCACGGCACGCCCAAGAAGACGAACGCGGCCGGCAACCCCATCCTCCCGCTGCTGAGCGTGACGGGCCGGGCGCCCACGGACTGGACGGGGCCGTACTTCACCCGGCTGTTCTCCAACCAGGGCGTCCGCGTACAGGTCGTCTTCACCCCGCTGGACATCTGGAGCCTGGCCAAGCCCAAGGGCGGGAAGACGTTCGGCGTGTCGGCCCGCATCGAGGCCATCCTCCTCACCGAGGGCCGCACCGGGCAGGAGCTGGGGCTGTGGCTGGACGGCAAGGACGCCAACACCCGCAAGAAGAAGTAG
- a CDS encoding mersacidin/lichenicidin family type 2 lantibiotic — protein MSNIIKAWKDADFRTDLSAEERALLPENPAGMLELTNEALPEVVGGPSCMCWSGCGSDETQKEN, from the coding sequence ATGTCGAACATCATCAAGGCCTGGAAGGATGCTGATTTCCGCACGGATTTGAGCGCCGAGGAGCGCGCGCTGCTCCCCGAGAACCCTGCCGGAATGCTCGAGCTGACCAACGAGGCGCTGCCCGAGGTGGTCGGCGGCCCCTCGTGTATGTGCTGGAGCGGCTGCGGCTCCGACGAGACGCAAAAGGAGAACTGA
- a CDS encoding peptidase domain-containing ABC transporter: MQRQRRVPVILQQANAECGAACLAMILGYYGRKTSIAELRECVGAGRDGIKANVITRVAREMGLRTRAYSGQPEHFAYITLPALIFWEFKHYVVVERWTPQQVDIVDPAIGRRSLTQEQFDAGFTGVVITFEPGVQFSRKSGDSIGTWRTYLQHMLAVPGLRAGLVQIIAASFLLQVLGLTLPIATKVVVDYLLPARIPDLLTILGWGLVITVVMQVVTSYLRAALLLYLQARLDAQMMLGFFEHMLSLPLAFFQQRSTGDLIMRLKSNSIIREVLTNQTLAAVLDGSLVLVYLSVLFLLAPLFGAAVLVIGAVQAAVPVLTARRVNALLQEEITADSASQGYLVEVLTGMVTLKATGAENHALDRWSNLFFNHLNTSLKRNHLAALINVSTSALGLVAPLALLYLGARFVLEGQLSLGTMLALNTLGIAVLRPLSSLVAVVQQLQFGAAHFARLFDVLSAEPEQAARKEASTPRLSGQVELRNVSFRYNPHAPYVLRDISLRIEPGQKIAIVGPTGSGKTTLGLLLLGLHVPTEGEILYDGIPLSDLSYRDVRSQFGVVLQEPSMFSGSIRHNIAFTRPDVPLEEVMRVSRLSAVHDEIMQMPMRYETLISERGTSLSGGQMQRLAIARALLNEPVLLLLDEATSHLDVLTESQIERELARLRCTRMVIAHRLSTVRDADRILVMNAGRIVEQGMHEELLRQGGFYASLISKQLEADQNALPPLESKENDGAWPLLVKTPTLEQGRLCSGNQDSTPKAEDHVEHHQGLEGC; the protein is encoded by the coding sequence ATGCAACGTCAGCGCCGTGTCCCAGTCATCCTGCAACAGGCCAACGCAGAGTGCGGCGCTGCCTGCTTGGCCATGATCTTAGGGTACTACGGCCGCAAGACCAGCATCGCCGAACTGCGTGAGTGCGTCGGGGCCGGTCGCGATGGCATCAAGGCGAACGTCATCACTAGGGTCGCGCGAGAGATGGGGCTGCGGACCCGGGCCTACTCGGGGCAGCCGGAGCACTTCGCATACATCACGCTGCCCGCGCTCATATTCTGGGAGTTCAAGCACTACGTCGTCGTAGAGCGCTGGACTCCCCAGCAAGTGGACATTGTGGATCCGGCGATCGGTCGTCGGAGCCTGACGCAGGAGCAGTTCGACGCCGGCTTTACCGGCGTGGTCATCACCTTCGAACCTGGGGTTCAGTTCTCCCGCAAGTCCGGTGACTCGATAGGCACTTGGCGCACCTACCTCCAGCACATGCTCGCCGTCCCCGGGCTGCGCGCGGGGCTGGTGCAGATCATCGCGGCTTCGTTCCTGTTGCAGGTGCTGGGCCTGACACTGCCCATCGCCACCAAGGTCGTCGTCGACTACCTGCTCCCCGCACGGATCCCGGACCTGCTGACGATCCTGGGGTGGGGGCTCGTCATCACCGTAGTGATGCAGGTCGTCACAAGCTATCTGCGCGCCGCCTTGCTCCTCTACCTCCAGGCGCGCCTCGATGCCCAGATGATGCTTGGCTTCTTCGAGCACATGCTCAGCCTGCCCCTCGCATTCTTCCAGCAGCGTAGCACTGGCGATCTGATCATGCGCCTGAAGAGTAACAGCATCATCCGCGAGGTGCTGACAAACCAGACGCTCGCTGCGGTGCTCGATGGCAGCTTGGTGCTGGTCTACCTCTCAGTGCTCTTCCTCCTGGCGCCGCTTTTTGGCGCGGCCGTGCTCGTCATCGGCGCCGTGCAGGCCGCAGTGCCCGTGCTCACCGCGCGCCGGGTCAATGCGCTCCTACAGGAGGAGATCACCGCCGACTCGGCATCCCAGGGGTACTTGGTGGAGGTGCTGACGGGGATGGTCACGCTCAAGGCCACCGGCGCGGAGAACCACGCTCTCGACCGATGGTCGAACCTCTTCTTCAATCACCTTAACACGTCCCTCAAGCGCAACCACCTCGCGGCGCTCATCAACGTCTCCACATCCGCGCTGGGCTTGGTCGCCCCCCTGGCGCTGCTCTACCTCGGGGCCCGGTTCGTTCTGGAGGGTCAACTGAGCCTTGGCACCATGCTCGCCCTCAACACGCTGGGCATTGCCGTGCTGCGGCCCCTCTCCTCGCTGGTCGCCGTGGTGCAGCAGCTCCAATTCGGCGCGGCCCACTTCGCGCGACTGTTCGACGTCCTCTCGGCTGAGCCCGAGCAAGCCGCGCGCAAGGAGGCGTCCACGCCCAGGCTCTCCGGCCAAGTCGAGTTGCGCAACGTGAGCTTCCGCTACAACCCTCATGCTCCCTACGTGCTGCGGGACATCTCGCTGCGCATCGAGCCAGGGCAGAAGATCGCCATCGTGGGACCGACGGGCTCGGGAAAGACGACCTTGGGGCTGCTCCTGCTAGGCCTCCACGTGCCCACGGAAGGAGAGATCCTCTACGATGGGATCCCGCTCTCGGACCTGAGCTACCGCGACGTCCGCAGTCAGTTTGGCGTGGTGCTGCAGGAGCCGTCGATGTTCTCCGGCTCCATTCGCCACAACATCGCGTTCACGAGGCCAGACGTTCCGCTTGAGGAGGTTATGCGGGTGTCCCGGCTGTCCGCCGTTCACGACGAGATCATGCAGATGCCCATGCGGTACGAGACCCTCATATCGGAGCGTGGGACCTCTCTGTCCGGCGGGCAGATGCAGCGGCTGGCCATCGCTCGGGCACTCCTCAACGAGCCCGTACTGCTCCTGCTGGACGAGGCCACCAGCCACCTTGATGTCCTGACCGAGTCGCAGATCGAGCGCGAGTTGGCGCGGCTTCGCTGCACGCGCATGGTCATTGCCCACCGGCTGAGCACCGTCCGCGATGCGGATCGCATCCTGGTCATGAATGCCGGGAGGATCGTCGAGCAGGGCATGCATGAAGAACTGCTGCGCCAGGGCGGCTTCTATGCCTCGCTGATCAGTAAGCAGCTTGAGGCGGACCAGAACGCCCTTCCGCCACTCGAATCCAAGGAGAACGACGGTGCGTGGCCCCTCCTCGTCAAGACCCCGACTCTCGAACAAGGCCGGTTGTGCAGCGGCAATCAAGACTCAACCCCCAAGGCGGAAGACCATGTCGAACATCATCAAGGCCTGGAAGGATGCTGA
- a CDS encoding Glu/Leu/Phe/Val family dehydrogenase, whose translation MASEENFMRAPAPSPKRTVYTEAMEIFHRAADLIGLDKRVRLELEEPDYEHIFYVTTKLKDRLVPLAPEEAKAFSDLSATQVRNPDGLERLADGKIILNGRALLGSDVSIRRGHLRLPDGGVYQLVPGESQRFKAYRVQHNQARGPYKGGIRYHREVSLDLFKALAAEMTWKTAISEVPFGGGKGGIQIDPRQYGREELENITLRFMYKLKGLIGPNIDIPAPDVGTNGDIMALMYRQYSDGERERHNMRGIVTGKDVRIGGSEGRVKATGQGVVYCIEDFYADRGETVKGKTFTMQGFGNVGSHAAAILSSMGARLLAVNDADGSIYNGDGIDVNALMAYVSDPKNLKRSVAGFPGAQRIEKKDLWEVQADILIPAALGGEITGDVAEKLKVKLIAEGANGPTTPEADRVLQKRGIDLIPDIIANAGGVTVSYYEWIQNKRMERWSEAEVDQRLEKAMKRNYRIIRDISRNQPRKTEMHDSRHYAIGKTVDPRCAAMILALKRIEAHYLLEGFSQ comes from the coding sequence ATGGCCAGCGAAGAGAACTTCATGCGCGCCCCGGCGCCCAGCCCGAAGCGCACTGTCTACACGGAGGCGATGGAGATCTTCCACCGCGCCGCCGACCTGATCGGTCTGGACAAACGCGTTCGCCTCGAGCTCGAGGAGCCCGACTACGAGCACATCTTCTACGTCACCACCAAGCTGAAGGACCGTCTGGTCCCCCTCGCCCCCGAGGAGGCCAAGGCCTTCTCTGACCTCTCCGCCACCCAGGTCCGCAACCCCGACGGACTTGAGCGTCTGGCCGATGGGAAGATCATCCTCAATGGCCGCGCCCTGCTCGGCTCGGACGTATCCATTCGCCGCGGCCACCTGCGCCTGCCCGATGGCGGCGTCTACCAGCTCGTCCCCGGCGAGTCCCAGCGCTTCAAGGCCTACCGCGTCCAGCACAACCAGGCCCGCGGCCCCTACAAGGGCGGTATCCGCTACCACCGCGAGGTCTCCCTCGATCTCTTCAAGGCCCTGGCCGCGGAGATGACCTGGAAGACCGCCATCTCCGAGGTCCCCTTCGGCGGCGGCAAGGGCGGCATCCAGATCGACCCGCGCCAGTACGGCCGCGAGGAGCTGGAGAACATCACCCTGCGCTTCATGTACAAGCTCAAGGGCCTCATCGGTCCCAACATCGACATCCCCGCCCCCGACGTGGGCACCAACGGGGACATCATGGCCCTCATGTACCGTCAGTACTCGGACGGTGAGCGCGAGCGCCACAACATGCGCGGCATCGTCACCGGTAAGGACGTGCGCATCGGCGGCTCCGAGGGCCGCGTCAAGGCCACCGGCCAGGGCGTCGTCTACTGCATCGAGGACTTCTACGCCGACCGCGGCGAGACCGTGAAGGGCAAGACCTTCACCATGCAGGGCTTCGGCAACGTGGGTAGCCACGCCGCCGCCATCCTCTCCTCCATGGGCGCCCGCCTGCTGGCCGTCAATGACGCCGATGGCTCCATCTACAACGGCGACGGCATCGACGTGAACGCCCTCATGGCGTACGTCAGCGACCCGAAGAACCTCAAGCGCAGCGTCGCCGGCTTCCCCGGCGCCCAGCGCATCGAGAAGAAGGACCTCTGGGAGGTTCAGGCCGACATCCTCATCCCCGCCGCTCTGGGTGGCGAGATCACCGGTGACGTGGCCGAGAAGCTCAAGGTCAAGCTCATCGCCGAGGGCGCCAACGGCCCCACCACCCCCGAGGCCGACCGCGTCCTGCAGAAGCGCGGCATCGACCTGATCCCCGACATCATCGCCAACGCCGGCGGCGTGACGGTGAGCTACTACGAGTGGATCCAGAACAAGCGCATGGAGCGCTGGAGCGAGGCCGAAGTCGATCAGCGCCTCGAGAAGGCGATGAAGCGCAACTACCGCATCATCCGCGACATCTCCCGCAACCAGCCGCGCAAGACCGAGATGCACGACAGCCGCCACTACGCCATCGGCAAGACCGTGGACCCGCGCTGCGCCGCGATGATCCTCGCGCTCAAGCGCATCGAGGCCCACTACCTGCTCGAGGGCTTCTCGCAGTAA